Proteins encoded within one genomic window of Actinoplanes octamycinicus:
- a CDS encoding glycosyltransferase, with protein sequence MHVVLSTYDSRGGVEPLIGLAVRLQGHGVRVTVGAPADDPERFAAAGVTLLPVGEPVRAPKTGTIRDRAAALIAEQFAKLPEADLIVATGILPSVLGARSVAESRGIPYVYAAFQPNSLPSPHHAPITRPGVTPAGADNRALWEQDARAANELFRDLLNAERAGHGLPPVGNVRDHGFTELPWLATDSLLGPWPEPSELEVVQTGTWILPDEGPLSDELEDFLDDGEPPVYVGFGSMPMGDAGRAAVEAVRAQGHRVILSRGWAGLEAEDCLVIGEASHPALFRRVAAVVHHGGSGTTHTAARAGAPQVIVPYSGDQPYWASRVTALGIGAASSDGSIETALKTALSPETAATAAAVAAAMVEDGAAVAAEMLIEEYRR encoded by the coding sequence GTGCACGTGGTGCTGTCGACGTACGACTCGCGCGGGGGCGTCGAACCACTGATCGGTCTGGCGGTGCGCTTGCAGGGACACGGGGTGCGGGTCACCGTCGGCGCCCCGGCCGACGATCCGGAGCGCTTCGCCGCGGCCGGCGTCACGCTGCTGCCGGTCGGCGAACCGGTCCGGGCGCCGAAGACCGGCACGATCAGGGACCGGGCGGCCGCGCTGATCGCCGAGCAGTTCGCGAAGCTGCCGGAGGCCGACCTGATCGTGGCGACCGGGATCCTGCCGTCGGTGCTGGGCGCCCGGTCGGTGGCCGAGTCACGCGGGATCCCGTACGTCTACGCGGCCTTCCAGCCGAACTCGCTGCCGTCGCCGCACCACGCCCCGATCACCCGGCCGGGCGTGACACCGGCCGGCGCCGACAACCGCGCGCTCTGGGAGCAGGACGCCCGGGCCGCGAACGAGCTGTTCCGCGACCTGCTGAACGCCGAACGGGCCGGGCACGGCCTGCCGCCCGTCGGCAACGTCCGGGACCACGGGTTCACCGAGCTGCCCTGGCTGGCCACCGACTCGCTGCTCGGGCCGTGGCCGGAGCCGTCCGAGCTGGAGGTGGTGCAGACCGGCACCTGGATCCTGCCGGACGAGGGCCCGCTCTCCGATGAGCTGGAGGATTTCCTCGACGACGGCGAGCCGCCGGTCTACGTCGGGTTCGGCAGCATGCCGATGGGTGACGCCGGGCGGGCCGCGGTCGAGGCGGTCCGCGCCCAGGGCCACCGGGTGATCCTGTCCCGGGGCTGGGCCGGCCTCGAGGCGGAGGACTGCCTGGTGATCGGCGAGGCCAGCCACCCGGCACTGTTCCGGCGGGTGGCCGCGGTGGTGCACCACGGCGGCTCCGGCACCACGCACACCGCGGCCCGGGCCGGCGCCCCGCAGGTGATCGTCCCGTACAGCGGTGACCAGCCCTACTGGGCGAGCCGGGTGACCGCCCTCGGCATCGGCGCCGCCTCCTCCGACGGCTCGATCGAGACGGCGTTGAAGACCGCCCTGTCCCCGGAGACCGCCGCGACCGCGGCCGCCGTCGCCGCCGCGATGGTCGAGGACGGCGCGGCCGTCGCCGCCGAGATGTTGATCGAGGAGTACCGCCGATGA
- a CDS encoding helix-turn-helix transcriptional regulator: MSTGPRFRFDQALADVYGDLRLTPVLRRTLRHTQRLTGSAAASVSLIDADHGRYLKAAEYGASCRLGQTFPLDEGATGRAVALRRPVVIPDYARLRSGHLAGANPGRAVAVPIWWRGEVIAVTVAFGTPADLDVDELEAFVQSVAGAIVESRRRAPVHAGGFPGAPFTPRETDVLALLRSGRTDREIAARLVLSPRTVEKHVAAILRKTGAGNRTAAVLTAMDNGWMGEITHTRGASHAV, encoded by the coding sequence ATGTCCACCGGGCCTCGGTTCCGGTTCGATCAGGCGCTCGCCGACGTCTACGGCGACCTGCGGCTCACCCCGGTGCTGCGCCGCACGCTCCGGCACACCCAGCGGCTGACCGGTTCGGCCGCCGCCAGCGTTTCGCTGATCGACGCCGACCACGGCCGGTACCTCAAGGCCGCGGAGTACGGCGCGTCCTGCCGGCTCGGCCAGACCTTCCCGCTCGACGAGGGTGCCACCGGCCGGGCCGTCGCGCTGCGCCGCCCGGTCGTCATCCCGGACTACGCCCGGCTGCGCTCCGGGCACCTGGCCGGCGCGAACCCGGGCCGGGCGGTCGCCGTCCCGATCTGGTGGCGCGGCGAGGTGATCGCCGTGACCGTGGCCTTCGGCACCCCGGCCGACCTGGACGTCGACGAGCTGGAGGCGTTCGTCCAGTCGGTGGCCGGCGCGATCGTCGAGTCCCGCCGCCGGGCCCCGGTCCACGCCGGCGGTTTCCCGGGCGCGCCGTTCACCCCGCGCGAGACCGACGTGCTGGCGCTGCTGCGCTCCGGGCGCACCGACCGGGAGATCGCCGCCCGCCTGGTCCTCTCGCCGCGGACCGTGGAGAAGCACGTCGCCGCGATCCTGCGCAAGACCGGCGCCGGCAACCGGACCGCCGCGGTGCTGACCGCGATGGACAACGGCTGGATGGGGGAAATCACCCATACCCGAGGGGCGAGCCACGCGGTTTGA
- a CDS encoding class II fructose-bisphosphate aldolase translates to MPVVPMKELLDRALADRYAVGAFNIVNDLTIEAVLAAAVAERAPVILQTSVKTVLQYGRSRLFGIVQALVEDVPVPVTLHLDHCPDRAVISDCLAGGWNSVLFDAHELTVAENLRQTTEVVAEAREVGAHVEGEIEGIQGVEDGVGSDAAPAVYALDVAVDFIKHTGVDCFAPAIGNAHGQYKKAPTLDAQRVSDLVAATGVPMALHGGTGLSDAQFTDLIARGCAKVNISTALKESFMKSGAAFLADAAARDRWDPPALFTQQREAVTEMARRHIRLFGGSGRAW, encoded by the coding sequence GTGCCCGTGGTGCCGATGAAAGAGCTGCTGGACCGCGCCCTGGCCGACCGTTACGCGGTCGGCGCTTTCAACATCGTCAATGACCTGACCATCGAGGCGGTGCTGGCCGCCGCCGTCGCCGAGCGCGCGCCGGTCATTCTGCAGACCTCGGTCAAAACCGTTCTGCAGTACGGCCGGAGTCGCCTGTTCGGCATCGTCCAAGCCCTGGTCGAAGACGTTCCGGTGCCGGTCACGCTGCACCTGGACCACTGTCCCGACCGGGCGGTGATCAGCGACTGCCTGGCCGGCGGCTGGAACTCGGTGCTGTTCGACGCGCACGAGCTGACCGTCGCCGAGAACCTGCGGCAGACCACCGAGGTCGTGGCCGAGGCGCGCGAGGTCGGCGCGCACGTCGAAGGCGAGATCGAGGGCATCCAGGGCGTCGAGGACGGCGTCGGCTCGGACGCCGCACCGGCCGTCTACGCACTGGACGTGGCCGTCGACTTCATCAAGCACACCGGGGTGGACTGTTTCGCCCCGGCCATCGGGAACGCGCACGGGCAGTACAAGAAGGCACCGACCCTGGACGCGCAACGGGTCAGCGACCTGGTCGCGGCGACCGGGGTGCCGATGGCGCTGCACGGCGGCACCGGCCTCTCCGACGCGCAGTTCACCGATCTGATCGCGCGCGGCTGCGCCAAGGTGAACATCTCCACGGCGCTCAAGGAGAGCTTCATGAAATCCGGCGCCGCCTTTCTCGCCGACGCGGCCGCCCGGGACAGATGGGATCCGCCGGCGCTGTTCACCCAGCAGCGGGAAGCGGTGACGGAGATGGCGCGACGGCACATCCGGCTGTTCGGCGGCTCGGGGCGGGCCTGGTGA